The Tautonia plasticadhaerens nucleotide sequence CGCCCTCGCCCCCCCGAACGCGAGCGCCGTCCCCAGGAGCACCCCCAGCAGTCCCAGCGCCGCCGCCTCCCCCATCAGGAGCAGGACGATCCGGCTCCTCCGCCATCCCAGGGCGCGGAGCAGGCCGATCTCCGAGGTCCGCTCCGTCACGGCCATCGCCATCGTGTTCAGCAGGCCGACCGACCCCAGCAGCAGCGCGATCCCGGTCGTCGCCGCCGCCATCGCCCGGGCCAGGCGGAGCTGGATGTTCCCCGACACGTAGTCCCGGGCCGGGGTCGCCGCCACGCCCCCCACCCTCCGCTCGATCTCCCGGCCCAGGGCCCCCGGGTCCGTCCCGGGCTTCGCCACGACGACGAACCCGGTCACCTGGCCCTGCCTCCCCATCATCCGCTGCAATTCCCCGAGCGGCATGACCAGCCCACCGTTCTCGAACAGGCTCTCGCTCTCATAGACGCCCGCCACTTCGAACGGCTCCCCGGCGATCTCCACCCGGTCCCCCACCCCTTTGCCCAGGTTCAGGGCCAGCACCCGCCCCAGCAGCACGGCCGCCCCGTCCCCCTCCCGCAGGCCCCTCCCATCGACTATCGTCAACCCGTCGATGAGGAGCCCGCCCGGCTCCCAGCCGTTGGCCAGCACGCTGACGAGGTTCGCCCCCTCGAACGAGACCGAGTCCATCAGCGAGGGGGCCAGCTCGGCCACCCCGGGGATCCGCCGGATCGCGCCCGCCATCCCCTCGTCGAGCGTGCTGGAGAGCTGGTCGCTGATTCCCGCCCGGACGACGATCAGGTCGATGCCCCGGGACCGGTAGATCGCCTGGAACGCACGCTCGAAGCCCATCGAGATCCCCGAGAGCAGCATGACCGCCGACACCGCGACCGCCAGGCCGACCGTCGTGAGGGCCGTCCGCGCCGGCCGGCCTCTCAGGTTCCGAACGATGAACCGCAGATATCCCATCGGCCACTCCGCCCCCGTCCCACGCCGGCCGATCAGCCCGGCACCCGTCCCGAGAAGACGTACCCCATGCCCCTCCAAATCCGCTCGAACCGGCACCCCGGCAGCACCCCCCGGGCGATCCCCTCCACGTCGAGCTTCCGGTGCCGCTCCACCATCGCCGCGAAGTCGTCGCCCAGGTTCATCATCCTCGACACCACCCAGCGCTCCACCCCCGGCATCCCCATCCTGCGGAAGGGCAGGTAGTCGGTCAGGTCCGGCACCTCGTCCGACACCACGATCGTCCCCCCCGGCCTGACGGCCCGGGCCATTTCCCGGAGCGCCCGCTCGGGATCATTGAAATAGTTGAACGCGCCGATGCTCAAGGCCGCGTCGAAGCGACCGTCCCGCACCGGCAGCTCCTCCGCCTGCCCGAGCACCAGGGAGAGCGCCCGGTCCCCCGACCGCCCCCGGCAGGCCCGCAACTGCACCTCGGACACGTCCACCCCCACGACCGACCAGCGCGCCGGCAGCCAGGGCAGGTACACCCCGTCGCCGATCGCCACGTCGAGCAGGGCCAGGTCGTCCCCCTCGGGCAGGTGTCGCAGCACCTTCGACCGCGCCCGACGCTCGCCCCCCAGGTTGACGAACGTGAACCACTCCCAGAAGCGGAACTTCGGCCAGAGCGGCCCGTCGTAGAAGGCCCGGGCCACCTCGTTGTTGTCCGAGGCCTCGTCCCGGGCCACCACGATCCCGTCCCGGACCGGGTACGAGGCCCCGCACGACCGGCAGGCGATCGGCCCGCCGGCCCCATCCCCCTCGGCATCGCCCCCGCAGGAGAGGCAGCGCCAGACGTCGGCGAGCGTCTCGGGAATTTTACCTGCAATCGATGCGGACATGACGAGTTCCTCCTTCGAGCCCCGATCGTTCACCGATCCACGACGCAATAGCCCAGCCCGCCCCAGATCCGGCGCCACTCGGCCCCCGGCAGCACGTCCCGGAAGACCGGGCGCAGGTCTCTTGGCAGCGCGAACACCATCTCGACGAACTCGGGATCGAGCCCCAGCCCCCGCAACCACCAGCGGTCGATCCTCGGCACGCCGATCAGGTGGCCGATCCCCATCCGGCAGAGCCAGGGCTGCTCGTCGGCCACGATGACCGGCCCCCCCAGCCGGGTCACCCGACGCAACTCCCGGAGGGCCCGCTCGTGGTCCTCGAACATGGTGAACCCTCCCACGCAGAGGCTCGCGTCGAAGCTCCCGTCCGGGAACGGCAGCTCGGACGCCTGGGCCCTCGCCAGCCGACCGGCCATCGACGGGAACCGGCGCAGGCATTCGTCCAATCGGGCCCCCGAGTGGTCGACCCCCACCACCTCCCATCCTCCGGGCAGGAATTCAAGGTTGTCCCCGTCGCCGATGCCGACCTCCAGCAGCCGGCTCGACCCCGATCCCGGCAGGTGCCGGAGGATCGGCCGCCTCGCCCTCCGGCTGCCGCCCTGGATCGCCAGGAACCGCCGCTCCCAGGGCCGGAACCGCTCCCAGGCCGGGCCGCCGTAGAACGCCTCGGTGATCCGGTCCCGGCCGACCAGCGGCCCGATCGCCTCCACGATCCCCCACCGCTCGGGGTACGACCGCCCGCAGCCGGCGCAGGACCCGCACGGACCGACCGCCCCCCGGCAGCCCAGGCAGCGCAGCAGGCCGCCGAGCGGTGGCGGTCGATCGGTACTCGGGGGAGAAACCTGGGGCACGTGGTCGGCTCCTTCGATGCTCGGGCCGGCGATCTCAGAACTCGACCGTGAGCGCCTCGGGCCCGGCCCGGTCCATCATCTGGTCGTAGAGGCGGTTCGGCATCCGCCGGAGCAGCCCCATGCCCAGGGCCGTGCCCATCGGGAAGGTCGAGTCCCGGGGCCGACGGTCGATTGCCCGGATGAGATGCCGGGCCGCCTGCTCGGGCTCCATCATGGAAACCGGCCGGCGGAACGGCGTCCCCTCGGTCATCGCCGTCCTCACGAACCCGGGGTAGACGGTGGTCACGCCGATCCCCCGGCGCTTGAGCGCCGGCCGCAGGCCCTCCAGGTAGGTCGTCAGCGCCGCCTTCGACGCCGAATACGCCGCCATCCACGGCATCCCCCGGTATCCGGCCACGCTGGAGACGCCGACGATGTGCCCCGCCCCCCGGGCGATCATGCCCGGCAAGACCGCGTCGATCGCGTTCGCCACCCCCACCACGTTCACGTCGAGCATCGCCCGGAGCGCCCCCGGGTCCAGGTCCGGCAGGAGCGTCAGGCCCCCCACCCCCGCGCATGCCACCAGCACCGACACCGGCCCAAGCACCTCCTCGATCTCCGACGCCGCCCCCCGCATCGCGGAGAGGTCGGTCACGTCGGCGGATCGGGGCGCGATCGCATCGCGATGCGACCTCAACTCCTCGACGACCGATGCCAACGCCCGTTCATCCCGATCGATCAGGCCGAGCCGGTCCCCCCGCCTCGCCAGGGCGATCGCCGTCGCCCGGCCGATGCCGTTGCCGGCCCCCGTCAGCAAGATCACGCCGGGAGACCTCATCGGCCGACCCCCACTTCCCCGGCGGCAGTCACCTCGTCCAGGAACGATCGGATCGCCGCCAGGAACGCCGACGGATTCTCCTCCGGTGCCCGGTGCTGCGCCCCGGGCACCAGCACCCTCCGGCAATCCGGCAGGTGGTCGGCCAGGTACTCGGCCGTGGCCAGGAACGGCGACGCCTCCCCGTACAGGGCCAGCACCGGCGC carries:
- a CDS encoding ABC transporter permease, which translates into the protein MGYLRFIVRNLRGRPARTALTTVGLAVAVSAVMLLSGISMGFERAFQAIYRSRGIDLIVVRAGISDQLSSTLDEGMAGAIRRIPGVAELAPSLMDSVSFEGANLVSVLANGWEPGGLLIDGLTIVDGRGLREGDGAAVLLGRVLALNLGKGVGDRVEIAGEPFEVAGVYESESLFENGGLVMPLGELQRMMGRQGQVTGFVVVAKPGTDPGALGREIERRVGGVAATPARDYVSGNIQLRLARAMAAATTGIALLLGSVGLLNTMAMAVTERTSEIGLLRALGWRRSRIVLLLMGEAAALGLLGVLLGTALAFGGARAVTLSPTSRGFIDPNLSPVVLGVGLALGVGLTLLGGLYPAVRASRLEPTEALRHD
- a CDS encoding class I SAM-dependent methyltransferase; the protein is MSASIAGKIPETLADVWRCLSCGGDAEGDGAGGPIACRSCGASYPVRDGIVVARDEASDNNEVARAFYDGPLWPKFRFWEWFTFVNLGGERRARSKVLRHLPEGDDLALLDVAIGDGVYLPWLPARWSVVGVDVSEVQLRACRGRSGDRALSLVLGQAEELPVRDGRFDAALSIGAFNYFNDPERALREMARAVRPGGTIVVSDEVPDLTDYLPFRRMGMPGVERWVVSRMMNLGDDFAAMVERHRKLDVEGIARGVLPGCRFERIWRGMGYVFSGRVPG
- a CDS encoding class I SAM-dependent methyltransferase, with product MPQVSPPSTDRPPPLGGLLRCLGCRGAVGPCGSCAGCGRSYPERWGIVEAIGPLVGRDRITEAFYGGPAWERFRPWERRFLAIQGGSRRARRPILRHLPGSGSSRLLEVGIGDGDNLEFLPGGWEVVGVDHSGARLDECLRRFPSMAGRLARAQASELPFPDGSFDASLCVGGFTMFEDHERALRELRRVTRLGGPVIVADEQPWLCRMGIGHLIGVPRIDRWWLRGLGLDPEFVEMVFALPRDLRPVFRDVLPGAEWRRIWGGLGYCVVDR
- a CDS encoding SDR family NAD(P)-dependent oxidoreductase → MILLTGAGNGIGRATAIALARRGDRLGLIDRDERALASVVEELRSHRDAIAPRSADVTDLSAMRGAASEIEEVLGPVSVLVACAGVGGLTLLPDLDPGALRAMLDVNVVGVANAIDAVLPGMIARGAGHIVGVSSVAGYRGMPWMAAYSASKAALTTYLEGLRPALKRRGIGVTTVYPGFVRTAMTEGTPFRRPVSMMEPEQAARHLIRAIDRRPRDSTFPMGTALGMGLLRRMPNRLYDQMMDRAGPEALTVEF